The following proteins come from a genomic window of Campylobacter concisus:
- the aroQ gene encoding type II 3-dehydroquinate dehydratase, whose product MDKKLKIMVIQGPNINMLGAREPGIYGVMKMEDIHSQMKIVADQNDVEIEFFQSNLEGELVDKIQECLGDADGIIINPAAYTHTSIAIRDALSAVALPVIEVHISNVYRREEFRHKSLIAPVAAGQIVGFGPVGYHLAMIGMLQIFEQIKAVRANQKAQ is encoded by the coding sequence ATGGATAAGAAGCTAAAAATAATGGTTATCCAAGGCCCAAATATCAACATGCTTGGCGCTAGAGAGCCAGGAATTTACGGCGTTATGAAGATGGAGGACATCCACTCTCAAATGAAGATTGTCGCCGATCAAAACGACGTCGAGATTGAGTTTTTTCAAAGCAACCTTGAGGGTGAGCTAGTTGATAAGATACAAGAGTGCTTGGGCGATGCTGACGGCATCATCATAAACCCAGCTGCTTACACTCACACATCAATAGCTATCCGTGATGCGCTAAGTGCGGTTGCGCTGCCAGTTATCGAGGTGCATATCAGCAATGTTTATAGAAGAGAAGAATTCCGCCACAAAAGCCTTATAGCGCCAGTTGCAGCAGGCCAGATCGTGGGCTTTGGACCAGTTGGCTATCATTTAGCAATGATAGGAATGCTTCAAATTTTTGAGCAGATAAAAGCAGTAAGAGCAAATCAAAAAGCACAATGA